Proteins from a single region of Drosophila biarmipes strain raj3 chromosome 3R, RU_DBia_V1.1, whole genome shotgun sequence:
- the LOC108031381 gene encoding RNA-binding protein Pasilla isoform X1: MESIMKAAMDRAAEQLMQQFGFDYLQQQQQQQQQQQQQQHLQQQHEQEPVAENEHLTYRYQLSTPTHLQQLACNYQPRHSTTTTSSPSSTHSNNSSSSSSGSGSSSSNISNIGNHCNAAYSLAAHSYKQPEYPANPSHVPHHQMDQSPLSENGSPNATPGLQTPPATSAGTAATLAAATAAAAAATSGPNFKTNSCWCYGESVCSGIEVEIENNNNNHIHHGETTYHMKILVPAVASGAIIGKGGETIASLQKDTGARVKMSKSHDFYPGTTERVCLITGSTEAIMVVLEFIMDKIREKPDLTNKIVDAESKQTQERDKQVKILVPNSTAGMIIGKGGAFIKQIKEESGSYVQISQKPKDVSLQERCITIIGDKENNKNACKMILSKIVEDPQSGTCLNVSYADVSGPVANFNPTGSPYATNQNAINSSTASLNSTLGTTIGGANSAASLLVNGTGINLSINLGSPNPAPNLAVATQLLEHIKVAMRGSGYSETVTNEVVSALGVLAKYGVLGMGVGVPHTNGAHSTLGNFLGVTTLDQQTAAAASAATASNVFGAVGQVNLEQYAAAAAAAAAASRPTQSQLDAAAVQFDPFRHLGSATAPGATPVSLNNNSFGLTAATGTATTAQLGGLSKSPTPGDLSSKDSKNVEVPEVIIGAILGPNGRSLVEIQHVSGANVQISKKGIFAPGTRNRIVTITGQPGAIAKAQYLIEQKINDEETKRARQIPLTTVVN, encoded by the exons ATGGAGAGTATTATGAAGGCGGCCATGGACAGGGCGGCCGAGCAGCTGATGCAGCAGTTCGGCTTTGATtacctgcagcagcagcagcagcagcagcaacagcagcagcagcagcagcatctacagcagcaacatgaacAAGAACCTGTAGCAGAAAATGAACACCTCACATATCGATATCAGCTATCAACGCCCACACATCTGCAGCAACTAGCTTGTAACTATCAGCCacgacattccacaacaaccACGTCGTCGCCCTCATCAAcacacagcaacaacagcagcagcagcagcagcggcagcggcagcagcagcagcaacatcagcaacatTGGCAATCATTGCAACGCTGCATACTCATTAGCCGCTCATAGCTATAAGCAGCCAGAATACCCGGCTAATCCCAGTCATGTTCCGCACCATCAGATGGATCAGTCGCCCCTGAGCGAGAATGGTTCGCCGAATGCCACGCCAGGTCTCCAGACGCCGCCAGCAACATCGGCTGGCACGGCAGCAACACTCGCtgcggcaacagcagcagcggcagcagcaacatcgggcCCCAACTTTAAGACTAACTCCTGCTGGTGTTACG GTGAGTCAGTTTGTTCTGGAATTGAGgttgaaattgaaaataataacaataatcatATTCATCATG GTGAGACAACGTATCACATGAAAATACTGGTGCCCGCGGTGGCCTCCGGGGCCATCATCGGCAAAGGTGGCGAGACGATCGCCTCCCTGCAGAAGGACACGGGTGCTAGGGTTAAGATGTCCAAGTCCCATGACTTCTACCCAG GCACCACTGAACGCGTGTGCCTGATCACCGGCTCCACGGAGGCCATCATGGTCGTGCTGGAGTTCATCATGGACAAGATCCGCGAGAAGCCCGACCTGACCAACAAGATCGTCGACGCCGAGTCCAAACAGACTCAGGAGCGCGACAAGCAGGTCAAGATCCTGGTGCCCAACTCGACGGCCGGCATGATCATTGGCAAGGGCGGTGCCTTTATCAAACAGATCAAGGAGGAGAGCGGCTCCTATGTCCAGATCTCGCAGAAACCCAAGGATGTCTCCCTGCAGGAGCGCTGCATCACCATAATTGGCGACAAGGAGAACAACAAGAACGCCTGCAAGATGATCCTCTCGAAGATCGTCGAGGATCCCCAGTCGGGCACCTGCCTGAATGTCTCCTATGCGGATGTCAGTGGCCCGGTGGCCAACTTCAATCCGACCGGCTCCCCGTATGCCACCAACCAGAATGCCATCAACTCGAGCACCGCCTCGCTGAACTCCACGCTGGGCACCACGATCGGCGGCGCCAACTCGGCGGCCAGCCTGCTAGTCAACGGCACCGGCATCAATTTGTCCATCAACCTGGGCTCACCCAATCCGGCGCCCAATCTAGCGGTTGCCACTCAGCTGCTCGAGCATATTAAG GTTGCCATGCGCGGCTCTGGCTACTCGGAGACCGTGACGAATGAGGTGGTCTCTGCCCTGGGCGTCCTGGCCAAGTACGGCGTCCTCGGAATGGGCGTGGGTGTGCCGCACACCAACGGCGCCCACTCCACGCTGGGCAACTTCCTCGGGGTGACGACGCTGGACCAGCAGACTGCGGCCGCCGCATCCGCGGCCACCGCCAGCAATGTGTTCGGTGCCGTCGGCCAGGTGAATCTGGAGCAGTATGCCGCTGCagcggcagctgcagctgccgccAGCCGGCCGACGCAGTCGCAACTGGACGCTGCCGCGGTGCAATTCGATCCATTCCGCCATTTGGGCTCGGCCACGGCGCCGGGCGCCACGCCCGTCTCGCTGAACAACAACAGCTTCGGGCTGACGGCAGCCACGGGAACGGCGACCACGGCGCAGCTGGGCGGACTCAGCAAGAGCCCCACTCCGGGCGACCTCAGCTCCAAGGACTCCAAGAACGTCGAGGTGCCGGAAGTGATTATCGGCGCTATTCTAG GTCCGAACGGTCGTAGTTTAGTTGAAATTCAACATGTTTCTGGCGCAAATGTGCAAATTTCCAAAAAGGGCATATTCGCACCTGGCACTAGAAATCGCATTGTAACCATAACTGGTCAGCCTGGTGCCATTGCCAAAGCGCAATATCTAATTGAACAGAAAATCAACGACGAGGAGACAAAGAGGGCGCGACAAATTCCATTAACCACTGTTGtgaattaa
- the LOC108031381 gene encoding RNA-binding protein Pasilla isoform X2: protein MESIMKAAMDRAAEQLMQQFGFDYLQQQQQQQQQQQQQQHLQQQHEQEPVAENEHLTYRYQLSTPTHLQQLACNYQPRHSTTTTSSPSSTHSNNSSSSSSGSGSSSSNISNIGNHCNAAYSLAAHSYKQPEYPANPSHVPHHQMDQSPLSENGSPNATPGLQTPPATSAGTAATLAAATAAAAAATSGPNFKTNSCWCYGETTYHMKILVPAVASGAIIGKGGETIASLQKDTGARVKMSKSHDFYPGTTERVCLITGSTEAIMVVLEFIMDKIREKPDLTNKIVDAESKQTQERDKQVKILVPNSTAGMIIGKGGAFIKQIKEESGSYVQISQKPKDVSLQERCITIIGDKENNKNACKMILSKIVEDPQSGTCLNVSYADVSGPVANFNPTGSPYATNQNAINSSTASLNSTLGTTIGGANSAASLLVNGTGINLSINLGSPNPAPNLAVATQLLEHIKVAMRGSGYSETVTNEVVSALGVLAKYGVLGMGVGVPHTNGAHSTLGNFLGVTTLDQQTAAAASAATASNVFGAVGQVNLEQYAAAAAAAAAASRPTQSQLDAAAVQFDPFRHLGSATAPGATPVSLNNNSFGLTAATGTATTAQLGGLSKSPTPGDLSSKDSKNVEVPEVIIGAILGPNGRSLVEIQHVSGANVQISKKGIFAPGTRNRIVTITGQPGAIAKAQYLIEQKINDEETKRARQIPLTTVVN, encoded by the exons ATGGAGAGTATTATGAAGGCGGCCATGGACAGGGCGGCCGAGCAGCTGATGCAGCAGTTCGGCTTTGATtacctgcagcagcagcagcagcagcagcaacagcagcagcagcagcagcatctacagcagcaacatgaacAAGAACCTGTAGCAGAAAATGAACACCTCACATATCGATATCAGCTATCAACGCCCACACATCTGCAGCAACTAGCTTGTAACTATCAGCCacgacattccacaacaaccACGTCGTCGCCCTCATCAAcacacagcaacaacagcagcagcagcagcagcggcagcggcagcagcagcagcaacatcagcaacatTGGCAATCATTGCAACGCTGCATACTCATTAGCCGCTCATAGCTATAAGCAGCCAGAATACCCGGCTAATCCCAGTCATGTTCCGCACCATCAGATGGATCAGTCGCCCCTGAGCGAGAATGGTTCGCCGAATGCCACGCCAGGTCTCCAGACGCCGCCAGCAACATCGGCTGGCACGGCAGCAACACTCGCtgcggcaacagcagcagcggcagcagcaacatcgggcCCCAACTTTAAGACTAACTCCTGCTGGTGTTACG GTGAGACAACGTATCACATGAAAATACTGGTGCCCGCGGTGGCCTCCGGGGCCATCATCGGCAAAGGTGGCGAGACGATCGCCTCCCTGCAGAAGGACACGGGTGCTAGGGTTAAGATGTCCAAGTCCCATGACTTCTACCCAG GCACCACTGAACGCGTGTGCCTGATCACCGGCTCCACGGAGGCCATCATGGTCGTGCTGGAGTTCATCATGGACAAGATCCGCGAGAAGCCCGACCTGACCAACAAGATCGTCGACGCCGAGTCCAAACAGACTCAGGAGCGCGACAAGCAGGTCAAGATCCTGGTGCCCAACTCGACGGCCGGCATGATCATTGGCAAGGGCGGTGCCTTTATCAAACAGATCAAGGAGGAGAGCGGCTCCTATGTCCAGATCTCGCAGAAACCCAAGGATGTCTCCCTGCAGGAGCGCTGCATCACCATAATTGGCGACAAGGAGAACAACAAGAACGCCTGCAAGATGATCCTCTCGAAGATCGTCGAGGATCCCCAGTCGGGCACCTGCCTGAATGTCTCCTATGCGGATGTCAGTGGCCCGGTGGCCAACTTCAATCCGACCGGCTCCCCGTATGCCACCAACCAGAATGCCATCAACTCGAGCACCGCCTCGCTGAACTCCACGCTGGGCACCACGATCGGCGGCGCCAACTCGGCGGCCAGCCTGCTAGTCAACGGCACCGGCATCAATTTGTCCATCAACCTGGGCTCACCCAATCCGGCGCCCAATCTAGCGGTTGCCACTCAGCTGCTCGAGCATATTAAG GTTGCCATGCGCGGCTCTGGCTACTCGGAGACCGTGACGAATGAGGTGGTCTCTGCCCTGGGCGTCCTGGCCAAGTACGGCGTCCTCGGAATGGGCGTGGGTGTGCCGCACACCAACGGCGCCCACTCCACGCTGGGCAACTTCCTCGGGGTGACGACGCTGGACCAGCAGACTGCGGCCGCCGCATCCGCGGCCACCGCCAGCAATGTGTTCGGTGCCGTCGGCCAGGTGAATCTGGAGCAGTATGCCGCTGCagcggcagctgcagctgccgccAGCCGGCCGACGCAGTCGCAACTGGACGCTGCCGCGGTGCAATTCGATCCATTCCGCCATTTGGGCTCGGCCACGGCGCCGGGCGCCACGCCCGTCTCGCTGAACAACAACAGCTTCGGGCTGACGGCAGCCACGGGAACGGCGACCACGGCGCAGCTGGGCGGACTCAGCAAGAGCCCCACTCCGGGCGACCTCAGCTCCAAGGACTCCAAGAACGTCGAGGTGCCGGAAGTGATTATCGGCGCTATTCTAG GTCCGAACGGTCGTAGTTTAGTTGAAATTCAACATGTTTCTGGCGCAAATGTGCAAATTTCCAAAAAGGGCATATTCGCACCTGGCACTAGAAATCGCATTGTAACCATAACTGGTCAGCCTGGTGCCATTGCCAAAGCGCAATATCTAATTGAACAGAAAATCAACGACGAGGAGACAAAGAGGGCGCGACAAATTCCATTAACCACTGTTGtgaattaa
- the LOC108031381 gene encoding RNA-binding protein Pasilla isoform X3: protein MMDQSPLSENGSPNATPGLQTPPATSAGTAATLAAATAAAAAATSGPNFKTNSCWCYGESVCSGIEVEIENNNNNHIHHGETTYHMKILVPAVASGAIIGKGGETIASLQKDTGARVKMSKSHDFYPGTTERVCLITGSTEAIMVVLEFIMDKIREKPDLTNKIVDAESKQTQERDKQVKILVPNSTAGMIIGKGGAFIKQIKEESGSYVQISQKPKDVSLQERCITIIGDKENNKNACKMILSKIVEDPQSGTCLNVSYADVSGPVANFNPTGSPYATNQNAINSSTASLNSTLGTTIGGANSAASLLVNGTGINLSINLGSPNPAPNLAVATQLLEHIKVAMRGSGYSETVTNEVVSALGVLAKYGVLGMGVGVPHTNGAHSTLGNFLGVTTLDQQTAAAASAATASNVFGAVGQVNLEQYAAAAAAAAAASRPTQSQLDAAAVQFDPFRHLGSATAPGATPVSLNNNSFGLTAATGTATTAQLGGLSKSPTPGDLSSKDSKNVEVPEVIIGAILGPNGRSLVEIQHVSGANVQISKKGIFAPGTRNRIVTITGQPGAIAKAQYLIEQKINDEETKRARQIPLTTVVN from the exons ATGGATCAGTCGCCCCTGAGCGAGAATGGTTCGCCGAATGCCACGCCAGGTCTCCAGACGCCGCCAGCAACATCGGCTGGCACGGCAGCAACACTCGCtgcggcaacagcagcagcggcagcagcaacatcgggcCCCAACTTTAAGACTAACTCCTGCTGGTGTTACG GTGAGTCAGTTTGTTCTGGAATTGAGgttgaaattgaaaataataacaataatcatATTCATCATG GTGAGACAACGTATCACATGAAAATACTGGTGCCCGCGGTGGCCTCCGGGGCCATCATCGGCAAAGGTGGCGAGACGATCGCCTCCCTGCAGAAGGACACGGGTGCTAGGGTTAAGATGTCCAAGTCCCATGACTTCTACCCAG GCACCACTGAACGCGTGTGCCTGATCACCGGCTCCACGGAGGCCATCATGGTCGTGCTGGAGTTCATCATGGACAAGATCCGCGAGAAGCCCGACCTGACCAACAAGATCGTCGACGCCGAGTCCAAACAGACTCAGGAGCGCGACAAGCAGGTCAAGATCCTGGTGCCCAACTCGACGGCCGGCATGATCATTGGCAAGGGCGGTGCCTTTATCAAACAGATCAAGGAGGAGAGCGGCTCCTATGTCCAGATCTCGCAGAAACCCAAGGATGTCTCCCTGCAGGAGCGCTGCATCACCATAATTGGCGACAAGGAGAACAACAAGAACGCCTGCAAGATGATCCTCTCGAAGATCGTCGAGGATCCCCAGTCGGGCACCTGCCTGAATGTCTCCTATGCGGATGTCAGTGGCCCGGTGGCCAACTTCAATCCGACCGGCTCCCCGTATGCCACCAACCAGAATGCCATCAACTCGAGCACCGCCTCGCTGAACTCCACGCTGGGCACCACGATCGGCGGCGCCAACTCGGCGGCCAGCCTGCTAGTCAACGGCACCGGCATCAATTTGTCCATCAACCTGGGCTCACCCAATCCGGCGCCCAATCTAGCGGTTGCCACTCAGCTGCTCGAGCATATTAAG GTTGCCATGCGCGGCTCTGGCTACTCGGAGACCGTGACGAATGAGGTGGTCTCTGCCCTGGGCGTCCTGGCCAAGTACGGCGTCCTCGGAATGGGCGTGGGTGTGCCGCACACCAACGGCGCCCACTCCACGCTGGGCAACTTCCTCGGGGTGACGACGCTGGACCAGCAGACTGCGGCCGCCGCATCCGCGGCCACCGCCAGCAATGTGTTCGGTGCCGTCGGCCAGGTGAATCTGGAGCAGTATGCCGCTGCagcggcagctgcagctgccgccAGCCGGCCGACGCAGTCGCAACTGGACGCTGCCGCGGTGCAATTCGATCCATTCCGCCATTTGGGCTCGGCCACGGCGCCGGGCGCCACGCCCGTCTCGCTGAACAACAACAGCTTCGGGCTGACGGCAGCCACGGGAACGGCGACCACGGCGCAGCTGGGCGGACTCAGCAAGAGCCCCACTCCGGGCGACCTCAGCTCCAAGGACTCCAAGAACGTCGAGGTGCCGGAAGTGATTATCGGCGCTATTCTAG GTCCGAACGGTCGTAGTTTAGTTGAAATTCAACATGTTTCTGGCGCAAATGTGCAAATTTCCAAAAAGGGCATATTCGCACCTGGCACTAGAAATCGCATTGTAACCATAACTGGTCAGCCTGGTGCCATTGCCAAAGCGCAATATCTAATTGAACAGAAAATCAACGACGAGGAGACAAAGAGGGCGCGACAAATTCCATTAACCACTGTTGtgaattaa
- the LOC108031381 gene encoding RNA-binding protein Pasilla isoform X4: MAEDATMETCPSPEIGDSRKRPLDSDPENEQTKRSHFSSGESVCSGIEVEIENNNNNHIHHGETTYHMKILVPAVASGAIIGKGGETIASLQKDTGARVKMSKSHDFYPGTTERVCLITGSTEAIMVVLEFIMDKIREKPDLTNKIVDAESKQTQERDKQVKILVPNSTAGMIIGKGGAFIKQIKEESGSYVQISQKPKDVSLQERCITIIGDKENNKNACKMILSKIVEDPQSGTCLNVSYADVSGPVANFNPTGSPYATNQNAINSSTASLNSTLGTTIGGANSAASLLVNGTGINLSINLGSPNPAPNLAVATQLLEHIKVAMRGSGYSETVTNEVVSALGVLAKYGVLGMGVGVPHTNGAHSTLGNFLGVTTLDQQTAAAASAATASNVFGAVGQVNLEQYAAAAAAAAAASRPTQSQLDAAAVQFDPFRHLGSATAPGATPVSLNNNSFGLTAATGTATTAQLGGLSKSPTPGDLSSKDSKNVEVPEVIIGAILGPNGRSLVEIQHVSGANVQISKKGIFAPGTRNRIVTITGQPGAIAKAQYLIEQKINDEETKRARQIPLTTVVN, translated from the exons GTGAGTCAGTTTGTTCTGGAATTGAGgttgaaattgaaaataataacaataatcatATTCATCATG GTGAGACAACGTATCACATGAAAATACTGGTGCCCGCGGTGGCCTCCGGGGCCATCATCGGCAAAGGTGGCGAGACGATCGCCTCCCTGCAGAAGGACACGGGTGCTAGGGTTAAGATGTCCAAGTCCCATGACTTCTACCCAG GCACCACTGAACGCGTGTGCCTGATCACCGGCTCCACGGAGGCCATCATGGTCGTGCTGGAGTTCATCATGGACAAGATCCGCGAGAAGCCCGACCTGACCAACAAGATCGTCGACGCCGAGTCCAAACAGACTCAGGAGCGCGACAAGCAGGTCAAGATCCTGGTGCCCAACTCGACGGCCGGCATGATCATTGGCAAGGGCGGTGCCTTTATCAAACAGATCAAGGAGGAGAGCGGCTCCTATGTCCAGATCTCGCAGAAACCCAAGGATGTCTCCCTGCAGGAGCGCTGCATCACCATAATTGGCGACAAGGAGAACAACAAGAACGCCTGCAAGATGATCCTCTCGAAGATCGTCGAGGATCCCCAGTCGGGCACCTGCCTGAATGTCTCCTATGCGGATGTCAGTGGCCCGGTGGCCAACTTCAATCCGACCGGCTCCCCGTATGCCACCAACCAGAATGCCATCAACTCGAGCACCGCCTCGCTGAACTCCACGCTGGGCACCACGATCGGCGGCGCCAACTCGGCGGCCAGCCTGCTAGTCAACGGCACCGGCATCAATTTGTCCATCAACCTGGGCTCACCCAATCCGGCGCCCAATCTAGCGGTTGCCACTCAGCTGCTCGAGCATATTAAG GTTGCCATGCGCGGCTCTGGCTACTCGGAGACCGTGACGAATGAGGTGGTCTCTGCCCTGGGCGTCCTGGCCAAGTACGGCGTCCTCGGAATGGGCGTGGGTGTGCCGCACACCAACGGCGCCCACTCCACGCTGGGCAACTTCCTCGGGGTGACGACGCTGGACCAGCAGACTGCGGCCGCCGCATCCGCGGCCACCGCCAGCAATGTGTTCGGTGCCGTCGGCCAGGTGAATCTGGAGCAGTATGCCGCTGCagcggcagctgcagctgccgccAGCCGGCCGACGCAGTCGCAACTGGACGCTGCCGCGGTGCAATTCGATCCATTCCGCCATTTGGGCTCGGCCACGGCGCCGGGCGCCACGCCCGTCTCGCTGAACAACAACAGCTTCGGGCTGACGGCAGCCACGGGAACGGCGACCACGGCGCAGCTGGGCGGACTCAGCAAGAGCCCCACTCCGGGCGACCTCAGCTCCAAGGACTCCAAGAACGTCGAGGTGCCGGAAGTGATTATCGGCGCTATTCTAG GTCCGAACGGTCGTAGTTTAGTTGAAATTCAACATGTTTCTGGCGCAAATGTGCAAATTTCCAAAAAGGGCATATTCGCACCTGGCACTAGAAATCGCATTGTAACCATAACTGGTCAGCCTGGTGCCATTGCCAAAGCGCAATATCTAATTGAACAGAAAATCAACGACGAGGAGACAAAGAGGGCGCGACAAATTCCATTAACCACTGTTGtgaattaa
- the LOC108031381 gene encoding RNA-binding protein Pasilla isoform X7: protein MRKFCSSESVCSGIEVEIENNNNNHIHHGETTYHMKILVPAVASGAIIGKGGETIASLQKDTGARVKMSKSHDFYPGTTERVCLITGSTEAIMVVLEFIMDKIREKPDLTNKIVDAESKQTQERDKQVKILVPNSTAGMIIGKGGAFIKQIKEESGSYVQISQKPKDVSLQERCITIIGDKENNKNACKMILSKIVEDPQSGTCLNVSYADVSGPVANFNPTGSPYATNQNAINSSTASLNSTLGTTIGGANSAASLLVNGTGINLSINLGSPNPAPNLAVATQLLEHIKVAMRGSGYSETVTNEVVSALGVLAKYGVLGMGVGVPHTNGAHSTLGNFLGVTTLDQQTAAAASAATASNVFGAVGQVNLEQYAAAAAAAAAASRPTQSQLDAAAVQFDPFRHLGSATAPGATPVSLNNNSFGLTAATGTATTAQLGGLSKSPTPGDLSSKDSKNVEVPEVIIGAILGPNGRSLVEIQHVSGANVQISKKGIFAPGTRNRIVTITGQPGAIAKAQYLIEQKINDEETKRARQIPLTTVVN, encoded by the exons GTGAGTCAGTTTGTTCTGGAATTGAGgttgaaattgaaaataataacaataatcatATTCATCATG GTGAGACAACGTATCACATGAAAATACTGGTGCCCGCGGTGGCCTCCGGGGCCATCATCGGCAAAGGTGGCGAGACGATCGCCTCCCTGCAGAAGGACACGGGTGCTAGGGTTAAGATGTCCAAGTCCCATGACTTCTACCCAG GCACCACTGAACGCGTGTGCCTGATCACCGGCTCCACGGAGGCCATCATGGTCGTGCTGGAGTTCATCATGGACAAGATCCGCGAGAAGCCCGACCTGACCAACAAGATCGTCGACGCCGAGTCCAAACAGACTCAGGAGCGCGACAAGCAGGTCAAGATCCTGGTGCCCAACTCGACGGCCGGCATGATCATTGGCAAGGGCGGTGCCTTTATCAAACAGATCAAGGAGGAGAGCGGCTCCTATGTCCAGATCTCGCAGAAACCCAAGGATGTCTCCCTGCAGGAGCGCTGCATCACCATAATTGGCGACAAGGAGAACAACAAGAACGCCTGCAAGATGATCCTCTCGAAGATCGTCGAGGATCCCCAGTCGGGCACCTGCCTGAATGTCTCCTATGCGGATGTCAGTGGCCCGGTGGCCAACTTCAATCCGACCGGCTCCCCGTATGCCACCAACCAGAATGCCATCAACTCGAGCACCGCCTCGCTGAACTCCACGCTGGGCACCACGATCGGCGGCGCCAACTCGGCGGCCAGCCTGCTAGTCAACGGCACCGGCATCAATTTGTCCATCAACCTGGGCTCACCCAATCCGGCGCCCAATCTAGCGGTTGCCACTCAGCTGCTCGAGCATATTAAG GTTGCCATGCGCGGCTCTGGCTACTCGGAGACCGTGACGAATGAGGTGGTCTCTGCCCTGGGCGTCCTGGCCAAGTACGGCGTCCTCGGAATGGGCGTGGGTGTGCCGCACACCAACGGCGCCCACTCCACGCTGGGCAACTTCCTCGGGGTGACGACGCTGGACCAGCAGACTGCGGCCGCCGCATCCGCGGCCACCGCCAGCAATGTGTTCGGTGCCGTCGGCCAGGTGAATCTGGAGCAGTATGCCGCTGCagcggcagctgcagctgccgccAGCCGGCCGACGCAGTCGCAACTGGACGCTGCCGCGGTGCAATTCGATCCATTCCGCCATTTGGGCTCGGCCACGGCGCCGGGCGCCACGCCCGTCTCGCTGAACAACAACAGCTTCGGGCTGACGGCAGCCACGGGAACGGCGACCACGGCGCAGCTGGGCGGACTCAGCAAGAGCCCCACTCCGGGCGACCTCAGCTCCAAGGACTCCAAGAACGTCGAGGTGCCGGAAGTGATTATCGGCGCTATTCTAG GTCCGAACGGTCGTAGTTTAGTTGAAATTCAACATGTTTCTGGCGCAAATGTGCAAATTTCCAAAAAGGGCATATTCGCACCTGGCACTAGAAATCGCATTGTAACCATAACTGGTCAGCCTGGTGCCATTGCCAAAGCGCAATATCTAATTGAACAGAAAATCAACGACGAGGAGACAAAGAGGGCGCGACAAATTCCATTAACCACTGTTGtgaattaa
- the LOC108031381 gene encoding RNA-binding protein Pasilla isoform X9 — protein sequence MRKFCSSETTYHMKILVPAVASGAIIGKGGETIASLQKDTGARVKMSKSHDFYPGTTERVCLITGSTEAIMVVLEFIMDKIREKPDLTNKIVDAESKQTQERDKQVKILVPNSTAGMIIGKGGAFIKQIKEESGSYVQISQKPKDVSLQERCITIIGDKENNKNACKMILSKIVEDPQSGTCLNVSYADVSGPVANFNPTGSPYATNQNAINSSTASLNSTLGTTIGGANSAASLLVNGTGINLSINLGSPNPAPNLAVATQLLEHIKVAMRGSGYSETVTNEVVSALGVLAKYGVLGMGVGVPHTNGAHSTLGNFLGVTTLDQQTAAAASAATASNVFGAVGQVNLEQYAAAAAAAAAASRPTQSQLDAAAVQFDPFRHLGSATAPGATPVSLNNNSFGLTAATGTATTAQLGGLSKSPTPGDLSSKDSKNVEVPEVIIGAILGPNGRSLVEIQHVSGANVQISKKGIFAPGTRNRIVTITGQPGAIAKAQYLIEQKINDEETKRARQIPLTTVVN from the exons GTGAGACAACGTATCACATGAAAATACTGGTGCCCGCGGTGGCCTCCGGGGCCATCATCGGCAAAGGTGGCGAGACGATCGCCTCCCTGCAGAAGGACACGGGTGCTAGGGTTAAGATGTCCAAGTCCCATGACTTCTACCCAG GCACCACTGAACGCGTGTGCCTGATCACCGGCTCCACGGAGGCCATCATGGTCGTGCTGGAGTTCATCATGGACAAGATCCGCGAGAAGCCCGACCTGACCAACAAGATCGTCGACGCCGAGTCCAAACAGACTCAGGAGCGCGACAAGCAGGTCAAGATCCTGGTGCCCAACTCGACGGCCGGCATGATCATTGGCAAGGGCGGTGCCTTTATCAAACAGATCAAGGAGGAGAGCGGCTCCTATGTCCAGATCTCGCAGAAACCCAAGGATGTCTCCCTGCAGGAGCGCTGCATCACCATAATTGGCGACAAGGAGAACAACAAGAACGCCTGCAAGATGATCCTCTCGAAGATCGTCGAGGATCCCCAGTCGGGCACCTGCCTGAATGTCTCCTATGCGGATGTCAGTGGCCCGGTGGCCAACTTCAATCCGACCGGCTCCCCGTATGCCACCAACCAGAATGCCATCAACTCGAGCACCGCCTCGCTGAACTCCACGCTGGGCACCACGATCGGCGGCGCCAACTCGGCGGCCAGCCTGCTAGTCAACGGCACCGGCATCAATTTGTCCATCAACCTGGGCTCACCCAATCCGGCGCCCAATCTAGCGGTTGCCACTCAGCTGCTCGAGCATATTAAG GTTGCCATGCGCGGCTCTGGCTACTCGGAGACCGTGACGAATGAGGTGGTCTCTGCCCTGGGCGTCCTGGCCAAGTACGGCGTCCTCGGAATGGGCGTGGGTGTGCCGCACACCAACGGCGCCCACTCCACGCTGGGCAACTTCCTCGGGGTGACGACGCTGGACCAGCAGACTGCGGCCGCCGCATCCGCGGCCACCGCCAGCAATGTGTTCGGTGCCGTCGGCCAGGTGAATCTGGAGCAGTATGCCGCTGCagcggcagctgcagctgccgccAGCCGGCCGACGCAGTCGCAACTGGACGCTGCCGCGGTGCAATTCGATCCATTCCGCCATTTGGGCTCGGCCACGGCGCCGGGCGCCACGCCCGTCTCGCTGAACAACAACAGCTTCGGGCTGACGGCAGCCACGGGAACGGCGACCACGGCGCAGCTGGGCGGACTCAGCAAGAGCCCCACTCCGGGCGACCTCAGCTCCAAGGACTCCAAGAACGTCGAGGTGCCGGAAGTGATTATCGGCGCTATTCTAG GTCCGAACGGTCGTAGTTTAGTTGAAATTCAACATGTTTCTGGCGCAAATGTGCAAATTTCCAAAAAGGGCATATTCGCACCTGGCACTAGAAATCGCATTGTAACCATAACTGGTCAGCCTGGTGCCATTGCCAAAGCGCAATATCTAATTGAACAGAAAATCAACGACGAGGAGACAAAGAGGGCGCGACAAATTCCATTAACCACTGTTGtgaattaa